The Colletotrichum destructivum chromosome 7, complete sequence genome contains the following window.
AGGCCACCGCCCATCAAAAGTTGCCTTTCTGGCCGCGATCATGCGGGTGCTGGCAGGATCCTCCGATGCCAAATCGTTAAGGTTGACCTCGATGCCTGCGACAATGGCCCAGCCGCAGTCAGGAGAATGCTTCAGGTGTTCCTCAAGGGGCTTGTCGCCTTCTTCCCAGCCATCGAGAGACTTGTTGCACAGGAAGCATGCAACGTTGTCGGGGTTATCGGGGAACGGGCGCCAAACGAAGCCTGCTTTCGCGAGCTGGGACAAGGGTCAATACACGCGATCTTCTCAATTGGATGCTTTGGCTGCGAGACAcacctcctccggcgcgAGATATTTCATGTGCGGCCAGACCAGGCTCTTGGATCCGCCCTTGGTAGCGCCAGACTGGCGCCTCTTCGGTGCAGGGTAGACCTGATGGAAAGAGCCCAGACGGCCCTCGTATGTGAAGTATTCGTTGGGAACTAGGCCCTCGAAAGCCAGGTTGTCGGCCATGTCGGGCGGTATCAGCTGTTGCGCTGGCTATGAAGTGTACGTATCGGGTAGACAGAGAAAGAATCTGATCGCGATCGGTAGCGCGAAGCGGTTGCGCAAACAATTATGCACAGGACGAACGCGTCGATCGCAGGGAGCAAATATTAGTCGTGGGTAAAATGCATCGGAGCGTGAGAGATCGAGCGAGAGCCGCGTTGGTTCGGTGGCGAGTAGCGATGGTCGGAAAGCAAATAtcgagagagaagaagggtAGCTAATGGTCGGATGCGGGAGTGTAGCGTATCAGTCGGTGTCGATAAATGcgaggacggaggagggTATGGTCGGCAGAGCCCCAATCGTGTTGACCATCCCCGATCGCGTTTGTTTACATCCAAACTTCTGTTCCCGTTGCTAGCTGGTGGGTCCGGCGGGGTGTGGCTGGAGAATTGGCGCAGCCACGATGTTTGCGTGGCTGAGCGCGCACTAGCTGTAAATGCCCGATTACATAACACCCCTCACGGCATTGGCTTGcaacccgacgacgacacaaCAATGCACCACACCACAAACACCAACAAGAAGGCCATGCACTGGCACACTCGGTGGAAAACTGATTGAGTTAGAGAGGTTGTACGTATAAACTGTGACGCATTGCTCTCTAATCTTCTACTTATTACCAAGGCACCCATCGATGCCTCGATCAAGCCCTTGATAGCCTTCCATCGCTGTTACTGCCTACCAAAAAGAGTGGACTACCTACCCCGTCTTGGGTGACTCGCAGTGTGCATTATCAAAGCCTAGTGCACCGGAAGATGTCAGATCAGTCTTCATTGTCTTGGCAAGCCCGTACAGAAGCTACCAATTTCTCCATTCTTGCCGGCTTCTAGTCTCGCCGAAATTTGCTTCCACGGCGAGATGCAATTTGAGAAACGGACGCAGAGGACTTTTCCGAGATGTAGTCGATTGTGCTCGACACCTCAAACATTCGAAGCTAATCGGGAGCTTCTCAAGCGTTCTAAGCCTGCcgctcctccgtctccgacCTCCTTCCAGTATGCGTGGGGGATCTCGAGAAGCAAGTCAGCAGCAAAGCCAGGAACGCCTCTTATGACAGGAGCAATCTGTGCggcccctccgccccccaTCATCCACTCCATATCGGTGGCGCAGTACTTGACGAGTAGCGAGCGCAGAGGGTTACCGATGTCCGTGTTGGCATAAACGGCATGTATGGCGTCGAGCACGGAGCTAGCCACTTCATTGGTACCGGGAGCATGTAGCAACGTCAGACGTATTCTCTCGAGGCAGAGGTCCTTGAGCTCGGTGATTTCGTGCTCATCCGCAAGAAAATACAGATTCAAGTGCGTCTTCAATACCGCTTGGTAGCCGCTGTCATGCTGCAGTTGATTACCCTTAAGCCACGCGTCAGTCGGGCCGTTGACTGTGGTGTCGATGGGGAAGTTCTCCAGACAGAACTTGTATTGAGCGCACCAGTGCTGCGGGCTGTTAGGGCTTTTCGAGACCTCCAGAATCCACGAATACAAAGAAtccgccttctcggcccCATCGATGCCTATGTCTGGCTTCTTTCCAGCGCTAGCTGTAGTGATATGCCGAGCAGGCAAATAAGCCTCGTCTTCGGACGAACTCTTGTCATCGTCACTGTCAGTTTCATACTTGACGGAACCAGATTTTCGGGATTCCTCGCTGTTTTTTCCCGAGTTTTTCTTCTTGGGGGGGTCGGCAATGGTGTAATCCCGGGAGTATGCGTACTCCATCAAGTTAAGAAAAGTTGATGGCTCGACATGCAGCCAGGTAACAGTCTCATAACCTATGCGACGGCGATTGGGAACAATAAGTTCCTTGAGAGGCTGGGATAAGGCGGTGAGACTGGCCGAGTGCACCGTGTACATGGTTTCCTTTGGCCCGACAATGAAGTTGACGCTTCTCGACTTTAGGATCCTTCAAAATGTTAGTGAAACTCTCCTGTCTTACCGGGTCCTGGTTGAATGACTCACTCATCCatatctctctttctttttagTGACATTGCGATATATATATTTCTCGGTAATGGTGCAAGTTTCGCCGGGTGTCGCTGATTGGAAGGGTGGGGGGCAGTTGGCGATACCTCGCTATTGGTTCAAGAGGAAGAGGTCAAGAGCAGGAGTCAAAGTCGAGTCTGTTCAAGGTTTTTCAAGGGCTGAAAGGGAAGTAGCGAGAGGAAAAGACAAACAGCTCACCTTCGGATCAGAAATTCAGGCCTTCACTTCTTCGCCCTTCCTCGCTGAATCAGCCTTAGCCAGAACTGGAATTGAGAATACCCATGACACGTCTAAAGACAACAGATAGCAGTGCTGAAACAACCCAGGACGTTTGTTCAGATTCAGACAACGCCAGTTTTGGCTTTTTGGAGCCGCCAGGAAGAAACCTTTTCGGGGGGTAACCACACTCCATGACTGATCCTAATAACTACCCTTCATAAAATCCAGGCGAATGCATGATGTTGGCTGACGCTCACAGCACCGTCACCTCTAATTAGTGAATCTGCAGGCACCAGTTTTCCACCAAGTTTGCCGGACGACAACTTAAAGCTTCGACTGCAACCAAGCGATTGCCTCGGCATCGTAATCCGCAGAATACGCCAGGTGAGCGCTGAGGTCGCTGCCGCGCGCATCGCAGACTCCATCGTGGAAGTTGCAGAAGTCACGGATTCGATCAGCGTATTTGTTCAGGTTCGTAAGCTGCGCAGCGGTGCGAGGGTATTTCTGTTCAGAAAAGGTCAGACAATAGCCCTGTTCACCAACCAGGATTCGGGAAACGACAACATACGCCAGTAGCATCCGCAGCGGAAACATTTCCGACGTTGTATGTTTGATTCGGCATGTGTCGAGGATTGCCGTACAGAAGAATCGCCGAGACTGGAGATCACTGTCAGCACTAGTGTCACCCTCACAAAACCTGCCGGGATCGTACTCtgcttgccggcgccgcaggACTTGACCAGTGGCTGCGTCAAGTTCCCCAAGATTGAGTTGTCGCCTCCACCAGCCAAGATGTCCCCCAGAACAAGGGCACCTTGCGAATACCCCATCAACACAATCTGCGACTCGGGACACGCTTCCGCATAGGAGTTGATTTGTTTGGCGCCGTTTTGTACACCCTCGAAATAGCTGTCGCTTCCTCGCTCGTCCGTAGCTGGATACACAATGTCTTCGTAGTTGCTGTTGGGGAAAGCCCTCATTAGAGGATCAATAACAGTGATCAAGCTACCCGGGTAAGAAAGAGTCGTTCCTCGAGCCTCGAAGTAGTGGATATCGGTGCAGGTTGTGTTGACATTCTGACGGCTGGCAATGCTGTTCTTTCCGGCATGTGCCAGAGGAATCAAGGCACAGGCGACAGCGATGGTTTTGAGGATAGACATGATGAATGTTAGGCAAAGGCCGCGTATCGTTGGAGAAGAGGCGAGTGGTCACGACTTGGTGGTATTTCCTGAGTACTTAAGTTCGACTCCCTAACCGCCGTATCCGGATGTTCGGCGCTATTCAGAAGCCATAGTCACAATGCCGCGCGTATACCCACCGGTCTAGATTAACGCTCTTTTGTTTCACCGTTCTGATATCTGTGGGGCAGATCCGAGAATCGCAAACCAATCTCTGGCACGGACATTGCCATACGGGGTAACTTGATGATCGAcgatctcggccgaggagggcaaaACATGATCCGTTAATTGGAAAAGGCCCCCGTTGCGATTTGGGGCTTGTGGTTTAGAGGGGAAGGCAGACAGATAATCATGATTGGTGTAAGGGGATGCAGCGTTCGTTGACCCACTGGTCGAACCATCCGCAAGGGACCCTACGGCCCTCTCCTCAACAAGAGTCGGTTTCGTTTTCTCACCAAGGTACAAGTGTTGCAAATAAATTCAGGAGTGACAGAAACTTAGCTACACAGTCTCTGCATAAAACACATCCATAAAAGTACTTTCAAAATGGCCAGGTGGAATTAAGTGTAACTTTTCGTTGGCTGAGACTGATAGGCAAGGAATGAAGTCTGACATCTTGCGCAAGACAACTTGCCGTTTGTTGAATAAGCAGCTAGGTAGATTCAAGAGACGGAAGCTTGCAGAATTTCTTCCGGGAGCGTTTTGTGCCCAGGCTGCTTTGAGACACATCACGGATGGCGAAGCGAACGAGCTTAGGGGTTTGCGACACGTCAACCTGATTCTTACAAAATGTTTCCTCACTTTGTTTGAAGTCGCAAGTATAATTAAAGCAGTCAGAAGTTCATTTGAATTATTGTTTTAGATTCATATAAGCCAGTCAAATTGGATTTTCAACATCAGAAGGTGCCCCAGCCCCTTTTTGGAGATAAACGACTCTGCGGCGCCTACCTATTCATGTAGTTAATTGCTACTTAAGTAGATAGTGTGTGCTTTATTTTCCAATGGGCATATAAAAAGTTCGATGGGAGCGTCTCAGCTACAGTTCGTCTACCTGTCGAGGCCATCTACTTAGATACCTAGATAGGGAGGTTAGGTATGTAAAGGATATAGGTAGGCATCGGCAACCCCTTTTAGCCATGCAGAAACTACCCAGCCATTCATCCATAGAAGGAACGATCTTGAAGCCTCTTGCGCCTTCTTTTCTGCCCAGTGTTGTATATTCAATTCTCTCAACCCCAAATTTCCTCCCGCAGTCTTTCTTCGCTATACACCAACAATAATCGCCGATCCAGCAGAGACGCCCATGATGTCTGGCAAGGGTGGAGATGTACTTGACATGGAAAAGTGTGCAATACTTAACCTCTAGACAACCTTTTGTGGAGCAGCCAAAAGGAATTGAAGCTGACAGATCAAGCGCAGGGTCCTCCAGTCGAGAACTGTGAAGTTCATCGTGGGCTGCAATGAAAAAGAGTTCAGCGTTCACGAATTCAGTTTCTGTTCCATCTCCCCTGCTCTACGCGCCCTGCTTACTGGGGGAATGAAAGAGTCTGTTGAGGGCAAAGTTGTTTGGGACGACGTTGAGCCTGCCACCTTCGTCAGGCTTATGTAATACGCATACTCCTACGACTATTTCGTTCCGAAAGTTGTGAAAACAACCACTTCACATGACTGCGACAAAACCGATACGACTGACAGCGCCAAGACCGACAACAAAGTCGATTCTTTGAAGTCGTACCTGCAAAGCGATGCGTACCAAGGCGCCCAGCACCAATTCAGCAAGAAATGCTCTACCCAACCTCTTGAACCCGAGATTGGCCAAGGTAGCCACCCGAAAAACGGAGCTGCCTATCTAAGATCGGACTGGCTTGAAGACCTTGAGTTTTCGAAAACCGGTATTGCAGATGTATTCATGTCACAAGCCAAACTCTACATTCTCGCGGACAAGTACGGCATTGAGGGACTGCGGAGTCTCTGTCTCCACCGACTACAGCAAAGTCTGCTTCACTGTCTTGGAACCAGCGAGTTTGAGaaccttcttctcgacgttATAGAATTCGTTTTCTCAAAAACCAGGCCTTAGGATGCTCTAAGAAAGCTTCTTGTTTGCTATTGTATCACTGACCTGCAGTGGATCGCAAGTTGTGAGCGTTACGAGGACTTGATTGAGGAGTTGCCTGGATTTGCCTCTGCGATCCTGTCCAATGCGCCTCTATCATACTGGGACGAGCTGAGCAACGGTACCTCGTCAAGGGAGCTTCCTATCAAGAGTGTTTGCTTCAAGTCATGAAGCGTCGACAGTTTGGTCAAGATGGAATTTCAACTCACTTGGATTCTGGCGGAAATACCGCCTCAAAGCGATATTGCTcaagaagggggagggggaaatgAGACACAAAGGTCAGCTTAAAAATCAATCACGGCTTCCAGGTTCTTGGAGACGAATAGGCAGACTGTGAGCCAATAACAGAGGGGGCTGCATGTGCCAGAAATCAGAATCCATCTCACTCAAGCGGCTAAGCCATGTGAAACCAGTAAACAGCTCTCCAACCCTCACACATTTTCTCGTTATTGTTGCATTGTAACCCGGTGACAGATCCCTTCTCAAGACCTGAGGTCTCTCGTCTCATATGAAGGCTTCAGGCCCGGTTGATGGCGAGCATCTTCGTTGTGCGGAATTTGGACATCAAGGACCAGCCGCGCGAACCCCATAGTAGTACCATCCAGGGCCCTACAGCAACAATATATGGCACGCCGTCTCAGCAAATCAATCCTTGAGCCTCAAAGTAGGTTGATGGTCGTTCGCATCAGTGTTTGGAGAGGTGGCAGAGCGAATGGATTGGGTAACACGCTAGTTCCAATGCCAATAAACGCGTCTTGGGTGAGCTGTACAAATGGGCTTCACGAGTCGGAGGTCAAAAACGAAGAAGAtaaggatgacgacggcgaggaaaAGGAGGTGAGACTACTGTGCTGCTGTAGCATCTAAAAGCCTAAACAAGCACTGCTCGTCTGACGAAGAGCTCACTAGGATCCATGACTAAACCTTGGCACTGTACCCGAAGCCAATGGCTTTACGAGAGGACATAGGAAAGCTGGCAGTTCATTAAACGATAAATGATACAAGGAGGATAATAATCAAGCGGTGGATCTCCGCAGCCCGCATTAGCCCGCCGTCGTGGAAGAGGAATGGCTTCTTAAGTACAGGAAGACCTTCGATCTCGCTGAACACGCGTCTAGAGGAGCTTGGCTGGTCGTTTAAGATGATTGTTCCCGGCTCGAATAAGGGGGATCGCCGAAAACAAAAGCCATGATGAACCTCAGTTCAGTCACGGATCCGAAAGCTGGGTGACTTAACCGAAAAGGTCTGCAGTACGTTGCTTACACGAAGTGACCACTCGATAACTGCGAATCTACCAGAGACCCTACCGCAGGGCGCCAGGGCCAGGGGATAAAAATACATTACAGAAGCTTTTCAATGCATTGACAGCTCCATCAAATCCATCGAATATCCAATTAGCAACCATAGACACTTACATCTTAGCACGACACTCGACGCAACCTACATAAAAATACTCGGGCGTTGCTCAAACATGGCTCTTCTCGCTCTTACCCCGGATGACCCTGCTCAAGTCTCCGACAGGAAGCTCCAGTGGAAAGTCCAAAGACGCCAACAGAATAGCGAAGATAAGCCACCACCCGGCCATGCAAGTGACGAATGCGGAAGCACCGGCAGCCTACAATCAAGGTGTTAATAGACAATCCTTCATCAAAAAGTCTACAAAGAGCGACTCACCTTGAGAAGCATGGCGGCATAGTTGGCGTTTCCGGTGAAATCCATAGCGAGGAACCAGTAAGCCGCGGTGATGAGGGCGAATGTGACCACGAGGGTCaggaagatgacgaagaaAACGACGTTGGTCCGCAGAGAGCAGACGAGGAAGACTAAAGTGATCATGCCCATGGCGAGGGTGATGAAACCTGTGGTAGGTCACAGTCAGACGGAGCCCCATCCTGCTGTGTGTGTTCAAGGCAAGGAATCACAGCGTTGACTTACCAAAACTGGCGTTGAATCCCCGCGTCGTCAGCCCCGCGGCACCAGAcgccgcgccggcggggGCATATGAAGAGAAGGCCGCGAAGGAAGGGTTGAGGGTCGCGCCAAAAGTGAGCCAGAAAGCGGAGAAGGTGAGAAAGACGACGGAAGGGAAGGTGTTGCCGAGAACCCattcgaggaggccgccgacaAACATGAGGAGACCGCCGAAGAAGAAATACGCTCCGCTGGATGGGGAAGAACCATCAGTTTCCTGGGAGATGGTGGAATGAGAACGGAGGAGGCTGGGACTTACATGCCTGCCGCGCCGCTGGTGGTTGCTCCGCGCCAGCCCATCAAGTCACACGACAGAGGCGTCAGCGAGATGAGGAAGCCGACGATGGCACTGTTCCAACATCAATTAGCCAGATTCACGGCGTGGATGTGTGTTTGCGGGTGTGAAGGGGGTCTTCTCACATTGGCGTTGGGTTACCGAACGTCTTGCGCAGGTCCCCCTTGACGTTGTTCTGCGGCGAGAGGTACAGTTTCTCAAACAGCTCCGGAGACATGGAGACGGACCCggccgtcttcatcttccggAGGGTATCGTCGCGGCTCGGTTGCGGGGTGATGTACTCATCTTCCGAGTACTCGTAGCCATTGGGCACGCGAGGCCGGTGGTCCTGCCGGTGCTCTTGCCGGTAGTCGGATCGATGTTCGGATCGATACTCGGGTCGATACTCGGGTCGATACTCGGGGCGGCGGTGCTCATTGTGGTACGAGTGAGACCGTATCTCGTGAATCTGTTCCTTGTGATCCATTGTCGATGTATTCCGGAGTCCTAACTATTGTTGTGTTGGTGTTGGATAATATCGATACAGATTCGGCTGATAGAATGATGATAATACAGCGTTTCTGGATGAACGATAATAAGAGATGACAGGAGAGGTGGTATAAGATGAGGGCGGGTTCGTGACGGGGACTGGCTCATATGAGGGCACAGGCTGGCCGTGACGGGCCTAGCCCTCCTGCATACGGCAACCACAACATCTCACACGCCCCTTCGAGGTGGTTCCAAGATGCGAGCAGGTAAACTGGGGTAGGCGACCGGGTCCCCTTGGCAAGGTTCTGCTGGCAGAACAGGTTCAGTCGGATACTGTACGTCTAGTGTAGTGTACGGACCGAGTCGTCGAGACGAGAGGCCACAACCCCCCGGAGACGATCGACCAACGACAAACACGTCCGTGGGATAAGCTCCCCGGCGGGCCAATCTACGTGGGAGGAACTACCACACTGGGACAACCGGCATTTGGCGTCCAGGGGTTCGGCACAAGGGAGGGACCTGCAAAGATGAAGGATGGGGTTGGCATGATGCATGGTCTACTGGACGTGGTGATTCGTCGACTGGATGGGAAAGTGTAACTATCGGGACAAAGGCGGAGGAGACAGGCTCGTTTGGAGTTTGGGCAAGGTTGGGGATGTGTGGAAGGGTGAATGGATGGCACAAGTATTGCGTAGAGAGGGCTGCCAAGCAGAGGCGTGTGTCTCTGGCCGATGGTGTGAAGGATGCGTCTGGGGAAGTTTGCCGTTAGAGTCTCATGTTAGGCCAGGAAGAGGGGGATGAGctgccatccatccatcggTCCATGTATCCATTTGTCCACCCAGGCACGGTCGCTGCCCAAGGGTTTGTGGATGTTTCCGTGGGCGGACGAGCCAACAGGACGGTTTGCTTCAGTTGATGACTTACTCGGGTGAAAGAAGGGAGAGCAAGGCGCCCAAGAGATGAAGCAGCGGAGCTTTTTCAGCAAcgagacgtcgacgtcgctTCTGGCAAGTGGGCCGCTGACTACGGGCATTCGATGGTACGGATATAGCAAGGGAACGAGGAGAACGGGAAGCCCGGGCCCAAGGAGAACAACGAGGCGCTCAACTGACGTCTCAGCGGTGCAAGGCTTCATGCGGCCATCTCTACATACTTGTACACGTAATGGATATTGTTAGTCGTTGGACGTGCTCCCCTCAAGCTCGAGCTGGGCTAGATCGCTAGGGGCTCTTGGTTAGTTTGCTGCACGTTTGGGGTCTGAAGCTTCAGCGCTGGGCACATGAATGCGGGGAAAGCTTGGATGGGGTCACGATGGAGCAAGGGGATGGGGAGTTCGGGGTAGCGGATGAGGCGTGAGCGTCAGAGTACGATATACTGTACACCCACTTCTGCGTCCCGAGTTTCTTGACATGTAGGAAGCCATTGAAGATGAACAGGGGTTGGGACTGGGAGACGAGATGTCGGAGGATTGGCTAAAAAGACCAGAGGAGGAGATGAACGTAGGCACCCTGCGAGGGCAGTTTGTGTTGGCATGcaagtcgtcgtcgtgttgTGGGTACAAGATGCAATGAGCCGGTCATGATGGGATCACTTGAGGCTCGGCCATGAACTTGTGAGCCGCGGGTCGACTACGGCGGCAGATGAGCCACCGCTAGACCTTTACCCCAGACTTGGCGGACCCTCTTGACTCGATCACTCGGGGATTTGCGTAGCAACAACAAGATCCGAAGAAATGATCGACCCTTTTAACGCATCAAGAGACTTGCGGAGGGAGCGGGGTTGCGTGACCTGATTTGCCCAGCGACAAAAGCGAGCGCCCGTCGCAACCTTAAAGGTCCGCGTCGACGGAGCTATCTCGGTGTAGGGTCGCCAACGCGGCATCCCTCACGATGGGAGATCCATGGAGACGAAAAAAACGAAGAGACCGtggggggcggaggggggaagCCATTAGTCGGGCACGGGATCGTTCACCGGTGACCTGCACAAAAGGGAAACTAGTACATCGTAGTCATTCATCTCGTAACAGCGACTCAAGACACTGTCAGGCCTTGTCTTCTAGTAAGTAGACCGCTCTCAAATGGCATGGTGGTACAGTACAGCGCACTCCTCATCCACGAGACCGGCTTTTTCACAGCTTCCCAGCGGCCTTGAGCGCcctctcgccgtcgacgaggacgcaccagccctcgccgccgcgcgtgccgccgccgaagccttcgacgacggcctcgaagccgccctcgccgcgagcgaagtcgaggacggcgtcgtcaaaGGTGCCGGGCTGCAGCCAGACGGCGCGGATGCccagctccttggcctcgcgCAGGACCTTCAGGGTCGCGGGGGGCGgggtgatgatggagacAGCCGTCTCCTTCGGGtgggggagggcggcgaggttggGGATGGCCGGGTGGTCCTTGCCGAGGGCgttgacggtgccggcggtCGGGTTCACAGGGATGGCGGGGATGGAGTGTTCGAGGTACCAGGCGAAGACTGCGGGATCGGGTTAGTTGGGGAAAGGAgattggcgacggcgagttAGGTGAGTGAAGTGAGCGAGTGAAAGTCATGTGAGAGTGAGTGACGCGAGTGAATGAGAGTCAAGTGAGAATGAGCGAGATGGAAATGTAAGGGAAACATTGGTGAAGGTGAAAGACCAGCCATGACAGGGGTGTACACGCACTCTTGTGGCCGAACTTGGCGGGGTTAGAGCtagcgccgacgacggcaaagAACTTTGAGGAGAAAAACAGACGGGCCGTGGCTTCGGTCGTCATGTCGGGCACTAGTATCGGCACGGGGCGAGGCTTCAAGATGGTTTCTGGGCGGCGGATAC
Protein-coding sequences here:
- a CDS encoding Putative BTB/POZ domain-containing protein, whose amino-acid sequence is MDEILKSRSVNFIVGPKETMYTVHSASLTALSQPLKELIVPNRRRIGYETVTWLHVEPSTFLNLMEYAYSRDYTIADPPKKKNSGKNSEESRKSGSVKYETDSDDDKSSSEDEAYLPARHITTASAGKKPDIGIDGAEKADSLYSWILEVSKSPNSPQHWCAQYKFCLENFPIDTTVNGPTDAWLKGNQLQHDSGYQAVLKTHLNLYFLADEHEITELKDLCLERIRLTLLHAPGTNEVASSVLDAIHAVYANTDIGNPLRSLLVKYCATDMEWMMGGGGAAQIAPVIRGVPGFAADLLLEIPHAYWKEVGDGGAAGLERLRSSRLASNV
- a CDS encoding Putative cutinase/acetylxylan esterase, alpha/Beta hydrolase yields the protein MSILKTIAVACALIPLAHAGKNSIASRQNVNTTCTDIHYFEARGTTLSYPGSLITVIDPLMRAFPNSNYEDIVYPATDERGSDSYFEGVQNGAKQINSYAEACPESQIVLMGYSQGALVLGDILAGGGDNSILGNLTQPLVKSCGAGKQISAILLYGNPRHMPNQTYNVGNVSAADATGKYPRTAAQLTNLNKYADRIRDFCNFHDGVCDARGSDLSAHLAYSADYDAEAIAWLQSKL
- a CDS encoding Putative SKP1/BTB/POZ domain superfamily protein, whose product is MMSGKGGDVLDMEKVLQSRTVKFIVGCNEKEFSVHEFSFCSISPALRALLTGGMKESVEGKVVWDDVEPATFTDNKVDSLKSYLQSDAYQGAQHQFSKKCSTQPLEPEIGQGSHPKNGAAYLRSDWLEDLEFSKTGIADVFMSQAKLYILADKYGIEGLRSLCLHRLQQSLLHCLGTSEFENLLLDVIEFVFSKTRP
- a CDS encoding Putative acetate transporter GPR1/Ato2/SatP — its product is MDHKEQIHEIRSHSYHNEHRRPEYRPEYRPEYRSEHRSDYRQEHRQDHRPRVPNGYEYSEDEYITPQPSRDDTLRKMKTAGSVSMSPELFEKLYLSPQNNVKGDLRKTFGNPTPIAIVGFLISLTPLSCDLMGWRGATTSGAAGIGAYFFFGGLLMFVGGLLEWVLGNTFPSVVFLTFSAFWLTFGATLNPSFAAFSSYAPAGAASGAAGLTTRGFNASFGFITLAMGMITLVFLVCSLRTNVVFFVIFLTLVVTFALITAAYWFLAMDFTGNANYAAMLLKAAGASAFVTCMAGWWLIFAILLASLDFPLELPVGDLSRVIRGKSEKSHV
- a CDS encoding Putative coA-binding, NAD(P)-binding domain superfamily — its product is MTTEATARLFFSSKFFAVVGASSNPAKFGHKIFAWYLEHSIPAIPVNPTAGTVNALGKDHPAIPNLAALPHPKETAVSIITPPPATLKVLREAKELGIRAVWLQPGTFDDAVLDFARGEGGFEAVVEGFGGGTRGGEGWCVLVDGERALKAAGKL